From the genome of Pungitius pungitius chromosome 21, fPunPun2.1, whole genome shotgun sequence, one region includes:
- the LOC119212785 gene encoding ribonuclease inhibitor-like isoform X2: MATSWQCLTTCLSTTTLSTAEGPADWSPASLWRILWNMPPRASKPLVPVRAGPPAGRWSSSLGRTFLTACRWCLAACWCGVSLHACNLTVSCCENLAKNINPSQVRELDLSNNNLTDAGITLLSKKLKNSKLEKLRLRSCNLTQHSSDDLTAVISSASCQLRELDLSDNDLQDVGVKTLSGGLESPHCKLKILSVTEEGCTFLASALNSSSLRELDLSYNHPGELGVQLLSALMADPQCSLQKLRRSS; this comes from the exons ATGGCCACGTCCTGGCAGTGTCTGACAACATGTTTGTCCACAACAACTCTAAGCACGGCCGAAGGGCCCGCAGACTGGAGCCCGGCGAGTCTGTGGAGAATACTATGGAATATG CCACCCCGTGCATCAAAGCCATTAGTCCCAGTGAGGGCTGGACCACCGGCGGGGCGATGGTCATCGTCATTGGGGAGAACCTTTTTGACGGCCTGCAGGTGGTGTTTGGCAGCATGCTGGTGTGGAGTGAG TCTGCATGCATGCAATCTCactgtgagctgctgtgagaACCTGGCAAAGAATATCAACCCATCACAAGTTagagagctggacctgtccAACAACAACCTGACAGATGCAGGAATAACACTGCTCTCCAAGAAACTGAAGAACAGCAAATTGGAGAAACTCAG ACTGAGGAGCTGCAATCTAACACAGCACAGCTCCGATGACCTGACCGCCGTCATcagctcagcctcctgccagcttAGAGAATTGGACCTATCTGACAATGACTTGCAGGACGTAGGAGTCAAAACGCTCTCTGGTGGACTGGAGAGTCCTCACTGTAAACTGAAGATACTCTC AGTGACAGAGGAAGGCTGCACTTTCCTGGCATCAGCTTTGAACTCGTCCAGtttgagagagctggacctgagctacaaccaccCGGGAGAGTTGGGCGTGCAGCTTCTGTCTGCTCTGATGGCCGACCCACAATGCAGCCTGCAGAAACTCAG gaggagcagctga
- the LOC119212785 gene encoding ribonuclease inhibitor-like isoform X1 encodes MATSWQCLTTCLSTTTLSTAEGPADWSPASLWRILWNMPPRASKPLVPVRAGPPAGRWSSSLGRTFLTACRWCLAACWCGVSLHACNLTVSCCENLAKNINPSQVRELDLSNNNLTDAGITLLSKKLKNSKLEKLRLRSCNLTQHSSDDLTAVISSASCQLRELDLSDNDLQDVGVKTLSGGLESPHCKLKILSVSLCRVTEEGCTFLASALNSSSLRELDLSYNHPGELGVQLLSALMADPQCSLQKLRRSS; translated from the exons ATGGCCACGTCCTGGCAGTGTCTGACAACATGTTTGTCCACAACAACTCTAAGCACGGCCGAAGGGCCCGCAGACTGGAGCCCGGCGAGTCTGTGGAGAATACTATGGAATATG CCACCCCGTGCATCAAAGCCATTAGTCCCAGTGAGGGCTGGACCACCGGCGGGGCGATGGTCATCGTCATTGGGGAGAACCTTTTTGACGGCCTGCAGGTGGTGTTTGGCAGCATGCTGGTGTGGAGTGAG TCTGCATGCATGCAATCTCactgtgagctgctgtgagaACCTGGCAAAGAATATCAACCCATCACAAGTTagagagctggacctgtccAACAACAACCTGACAGATGCAGGAATAACACTGCTCTCCAAGAAACTGAAGAACAGCAAATTGGAGAAACTCAG ACTGAGGAGCTGCAATCTAACACAGCACAGCTCCGATGACCTGACCGCCGTCATcagctcagcctcctgccagcttAGAGAATTGGACCTATCTGACAATGACTTGCAGGACGTAGGAGTCAAAACGCTCTCTGGTGGACTGGAGAGTCCTCACTGTAAACTGAAGATACTCTC tgtgtccTTGTGCAGAGTGACAGAGGAAGGCTGCACTTTCCTGGCATCAGCTTTGAACTCGTCCAGtttgagagagctggacctgagctacaaccaccCGGGAGAGTTGGGCGTGCAGCTTCTGTCTGCTCTGATGGCCGACCCACAATGCAGCCTGCAGAAACTCAG gaggagcagctga